A segment of the Flavobacterium azooxidireducens genome:
TTAACACCGGTTCCGTCGTAACCAAATTGAGCACATTTCCATACAAAAGGAAATTCCAGTTCATCTTTTTTAATGGATTCCAATAATGATTTTAAACTCACAAATCGTTTGAAATTTGAAGTTGGAATGTCATTATCCGCATAATGATCCTTTTGTCTTCCTTTATTTTGAATTTGATGTAATGTTTTTGGAGAAGGAAAAATCGGCAAGCCTTCTTCTTCTAATTTAAGAAGAGCTTCCAAATTTACATTTTCGATTTCGATAGTTAGTAAATCAACCATTTTACCGAAACGATAAACGGTTTCAAAATGCATCAAACTTCCTTCAAAGAATTGGTTGCAACCAAATTGTGCAGGAGCTTCCGGGCTTGGATCTAAAACAAAAGTTTGTATGTCAAATTTTCGGGTTTCAGCCAAAAGCATTTTGCCTAATTGACCTCCTCCCAAAATTCCTAATTTAAAATCGGATGAAAAATAATTCATTGTGTTGTTGTTTGTTATTTCTTGTAGGGACAAGTCGCGACTTGTCCATACATAATTTTTATTCAATGGTGCTCAAAAAATCATCAGGCGTTAAAACGCTTATTTCTGCAAATTTATAATCTTTTAAATCTCTAGTGACAATACAATCCATATTATTTATTGATTGTGCGGAAACAATTTGAATGGCATCTTCAAAATCTTTGTGATTGGATTTTAGGCTTTTTTTGATGATATTTATATCTACAGAAATTATCGAAAGAACAGTAGTAACTTCATCCAACGATTTTCTAATGTTTTCTTCAGTTGTAAATTTTTTTAATAAATAATGCAACGTAGAAATAGTGTTTGATGAAGTAAAAAGAACAACTTTTTTTCTTAATCCAAGTTTGTAAATTTCAGAGGATGATTTGTAAAAAGGTTGTCGATTAGCTAAAATATCCATCAAAACATTGGTGTCGAGAAAAATATTTTTCATAAACCATATTTTTCTTTATGGTATTCTTCTTTGGCTTTTTCAATGTCAAAATCATCTGGCAAAGTAACAATTCCAGTAATTCTTTTTAATCGTTCGTCAATATCATTACTGTCATCAGTATTTTTTTCTGCTTTTGAAACCAAATTTTTAAAATAATTCTCCACCATTTCAGATAAGCTTCTTCCTGTGCCTTTGGCATAGATTTTAGCTTTCTCAATGATTTCTTTGTTTAGTGATAATGTGAGCTTGGTATTCATACGTGTAATTTTTACAAATGTACGTAAAATTATTATTTCGAACAATTTTTACACTTTCAAAATCACAACAATTTTAAATAATCTTTTGGGTTTTGACGGTTGTCAATGAATAGCAAGATGCTGATTATTTGTTCAGTTTCATCATATTCATAAAACATTGAAGCGTTTTTATGAAGCACAATTTTTCGAATATTTTTTGTAAAAGGTTTTCCTGATTCGGGATTTTTTTGAAGTTGAACGACACTTTTCTCAGTTAAATTAATAAATTGATTAAGCGTTTTGCTATCCCATAAAAATAAAATAAATTCAGAAACATCTGCAAATGAAGATTTTCCTAAGCTTGAAATTTCAACTTTAATCATTTCAAACCGTACTTTTCTTTAGCTTCATTTACAACATCAAAAAAAGATTCCTTTTTATCCTCTCTTATTTCTTTTGACGATTTGTCTAATAATTTTAGGATTAAATCTTTGCCTTCCTCAGTTTCATCCCACGTTTTATCACGAATAATATCATAATAAATTCTTGAAATAAAATCATCAGAATTAGATTGATTGATTTTATCAATAATGGCTCGCTTTTTTTCTTGAATGTTCATTTCAAAATTATTTCTACATCAAATATAAAACTTATTTCAATCGTTTCAAAATATTCCTCGCCGCCGCTTTATAACCCGCAGAATGATTCGAATAATCCTGACTTAATATTGGTTTTAACTCCTCATATATCCAATCGTATTTTTTCCTAAGACAAATAAAGCTTTCATTGCGTAGGCTTTAGAAGCTACTTTTTCGTCTTGAATTAATCGGTCAATCAACGCTTCAATAAGAATATGTTCTTGCTCTTTTGATAAATTAATTCCGTTTTTTCGATGATTGCTTTTCGCTAAAAACATCGCAATTCGAGTCGCAGGTCGCAACGAAGAATCATTTTTAATTTTTGGTAAAACTTCGCAAAATTCATCAATATAAGGGACAAGTAATTTTAACTTTTTTTCACCTACTAAATCCAAACTCCAAAAGGCTTTGACGTGCAATTCGTGTGTAATATCAAAAGCAATCGAAATCAATTCTTTCAAATTTTCTTCACTCTTCATAGCAAAATTACTTACCATAACTCTACTTTTTACGTGAGGGGTGCTTCCTTCAACTTTTTGATACATTATCGAGTTCATTCGGTAAATATACCAATTTTACAAAAAAGTCGAAATTCTTACTTCGTAATACTGAAGACTTCCTTAAATTTGCACTTTATTAAAAACCACAAATATGATACACCTTCACGACAAAACATTTGTACCGTTTATTTCTTCGGAAGAATTGAATTTTGCAATTAAAAATTTAGCCAAACAAATGGACGACGATTTTTTTGATGAAGTGCCCGTTTTTGTTGGTGTTTTAAATGGAGCTTTTATGGTTTTGTCGGATTTAATGAAAGAATATCGCGGAATGTGTGAAGTGAGTTTTGTAAAAATGACTTCTTATGAAGGAACCCAAACCACCAATGACGTAAAACAATTAATCGGTTTAAACCAAAATTTAGAAGGAAGAACGGTAGTCATTGTTGAAGATATCATCGATACCGGAAATACAATTGAAGAATTAAAAGCAATTTTTAAAGATCAAAATGTAAAACATCTTAAAATTGCCACTTTGTTTTTGAAACCCGATGCATACAAAAAAAACATCAAAATTGATTATGTCGGAATTCGAATTCCAAACAAATTCATCGTAGGCTACGGTCTTGATTATGATGGTTTGGGTAGAAATTTACCAGACGTTTATCAACTTGCAGAATAAATATAACTATCCAAAAATCTAATAATCTAACAATCCAACAATCCATTTTAAAATGATTAACATCGTTCTTTTCGGAAAACCGGGTGCGGGAAAAGGTACACAAGCTGAATTTTTAAAAGAAAAATACAATTTAACTCACTTGTCTACCGGAGATATTTTTCGATTCAATATAAAAAATGACACCGATTTAGGAAAATTAGCCAAAACATTTATGGACAAAGGCGATTTAGTTCCGGATGAAGTGACCATTCAAATGTTGCAAAGCGAAGTAGATAATAATCCTAATTCTGCCGGATTTTTATTTGATGGTTTCCCGAGAACAATTGCTCAAGCCGAAGCGTTGGATGCTTTTTTAGATTCTAAAAATCAAGAAATTACAGCTACAGTTGCTTTAGAAGCGGATGATGAAATTTTAGTTCAACGCTTATTGAAAAGAGGAATAACTTCGGGAAGAGCAGACGATCAAGACGAAGAAAAAATTAGAAATCGTTACCAAGAATACAATGAAAAAACAGCTCCGTTAATGGAATATTACAACCAACAAGGTAAATTTCATTCGGTAGACGGAATAGGTTCAATTACAGAAGTAAACGAACGGTTGAATTTTGTATTCGATAACTTAAAATAAATACTTATTTATCTAAAAATTGGCAAATTAGTGCTGTTTTTTTTAGATATTTGCAAAATTAAAAGGAGCTTCATCCGGTTCATCGGAAATGTTGCTCTTTTTTTGCTAAAAAATACATATGGAAATTTTAATAATTTTATTTTTAATTTTATTGAATGGTGTTTTTTCGATGTCCGAAATCGCACTAATTTCAGCTCGAAAAAGTCGTTTAGAAACTGCTGCTAAAAAAGGAAATCCTGCTGCGAAAGTAGCATTGGATTTGGCGAATTCTCCCAACAAATTTTTGTCAACCGTTCAAATCGGAATCACGTTAATCGGGATTTTAACCGGTATTTATTCGGGAGATAAAATTACGACCGATGTAAAAACGTTTGTAGCCGGTTTTGAAATTTTAAAACCTTATGCAGATTCGCTGGCGGTTGGAATTGTTGTTGTTGTTTTGACCTTCTTTTCACTCGTTTTGGGTGAATTGGTTCCAAAAAGAATCGGTTTAAATTATCCGGAAGCAATTGCAAAGGCAGTGGCTGTTCCGATGAAAATTGTTTCAAAAATTACAGCTCCGTTCATTTGGCTTTTGACTATTTCAACAGAATTCATTTTAGATTTATTCAGAATTAAACCAACTGCTGATGGAAAAGTGACGGAAGAAGAAATCAAAGCCATTATAAAAGAAGGTACAGAAGTGGGTGAAGTTCAAGAGATTGAGCAAGACATTGTGGAACGTGTTTTTCATATTGGTGATCGAAAAGTTAACTCGCTGATGACCCATCGTTCTTCGGTTGATTATCTTTCGTTGAATGATTCGATGAGTGAATTAAAAGCAAAAGTGTTAGAAGATTTACATTCATTTTATCCTGTTTGTAAAGAGAATTTGGACGATTTAGAAGGTATCGTTTTATTGAAAGATTTATTTACAATTTTTGAAAAGGGTGAATTTGATTTAAAAGCAATAATAAAAGAACCTGTTTATTTAATTGAACATACTTCAGCTTACAAAGCTCTTGAAATTTTTAAAAAATCCAGAGTTCACTATGCGTTAATTGTTGATGAACACGGAGTTTTTCAAGGAATAATCACGTTGAATGATATTTTAGAAGCGTTGGTTGGAGATGCATCCGATTTTTATGAAGAGGAATTTAAATTGGTCTCTCGTGAAGATGGAAGTTGGTTAGTTGACGGACATTATTCTCTGCACGACTTTTTGACTTATTTTGATATGGATGAGCACATTAACGATTATGATGTAACGACTGTAAGCGGATTTATCATCACCGAATTAGGAAATATTCCAAAACAAGGACAAAAATTAATTTGGAACAAACTAGAATTTGAAGTAATTGATATGGATGGCGTTAAAATTGATAAAATTCTTATCAACAACTTAAAAGAATAATGAATTAGTGGTCAGTAAGCAGTTTTAGTAATCAGTTTGTTTCAGACAACAGATAAAAGACAACCGACCACAGAAAACAAAAAAAATGACTGAAGGAAATTTTGTAGACTACGTAAAAATATATGTTTCATCGGGAAAAGGAGGGAAGGGTTCTTCGCATCTTCACCGTGAAAAATTCATTGAAAAAGGTGGTCCCGATGGTGGAGACGGTGGTCGAGGTGGTCACGTTTATTTAAAAGGAAACAAAAGTCTTTGGACATTATTTCATTTGAAATTTGTTAAACACATTCGTGCCGGACACGGTGGTGATGGTGGAAGCTCAAGAAGTACTGGACACGATGGCGAGGATAAATTTGTTGAAGTCCCGCTGGGAACAGTAGTTCGCGATCAGGAAACAGGCGAAATTTTATTTGAAATTACTGAGCACGATGAAGTAAAAATCATCGCAAAA
Coding sequences within it:
- a CDS encoding type II toxin-antitoxin system VapC family toxin, producing MKNIFLDTNVLMDILANRQPFYKSSSEIYKLGLRKKVVLFTSSNTISTLHYLLKKFTTEENIRKSLDEVTTVLSIISVDINIIKKSLKSNHKDFEDAIQIVSAQSINNMDCIVTRDLKDYKFAEISVLTPDDFLSTIE
- a CDS encoding type II toxin-antitoxin system RelE/ParE family toxin, producing MIKVEISSLGKSSFADVSEFILFLWDSKTLNQFINLTEKSVVQLQKNPESGKPFTKNIRKIVLHKNASMFYEYDETEQIISILLFIDNRQNPKDYLKLL
- a CDS encoding hemolysin family protein is translated as MSEIALISARKSRLETAAKKGNPAAKVALDLANSPNKFLSTVQIGITLIGILTGIYSGDKITTDVKTFVAGFEILKPYADSLAVGIVVVVLTFFSLVLGELVPKRIGLNYPEAIAKAVAVPMKIVSKITAPFIWLLTISTEFILDLFRIKPTADGKVTEEEIKAIIKEGTEVGEVQEIEQDIVERVFHIGDRKVNSLMTHRSSVDYLSLNDSMSELKAKVLEDLHSFYPVCKENLDDLEGIVLLKDLFTIFEKGEFDLKAIIKEPVYLIEHTSAYKALEIFKKSRVHYALIVDEHGVFQGIITLNDILEALVGDASDFYEEEFKLVSREDGSWLVDGHYSLHDFLTYFDMDEHINDYDVTTVSGFIITELGNIPKQGQKLIWNKLEFEVIDMDGVKIDKILINNLKE
- the hpt gene encoding hypoxanthine phosphoribosyltransferase translates to MIHLHDKTFVPFISSEELNFAIKNLAKQMDDDFFDEVPVFVGVLNGAFMVLSDLMKEYRGMCEVSFVKMTSYEGTQTTNDVKQLIGLNQNLEGRTVVIVEDIIDTGNTIEELKAIFKDQNVKHLKIATLFLKPDAYKKNIKIDYVGIRIPNKFIVGYGLDYDGLGRNLPDVYQLAE
- a CDS encoding DUF6364 family protein; its protein translation is MNTKLTLSLNKEIIEKAKIYAKGTGRSLSEMVENYFKNLVSKAEKNTDDSNDIDERLKRITGIVTLPDDFDIEKAKEEYHKEKYGL
- a CDS encoding adenylate kinase, with amino-acid sequence MINIVLFGKPGAGKGTQAEFLKEKYNLTHLSTGDIFRFNIKNDTDLGKLAKTFMDKGDLVPDEVTIQMLQSEVDNNPNSAGFLFDGFPRTIAQAEALDAFLDSKNQEITATVALEADDEILVQRLLKRGITSGRADDQDEEKIRNRYQEYNEKTAPLMEYYNQQGKFHSVDGIGSITEVNERLNFVFDNLK